A stretch of the Candidatus Binataceae bacterium genome encodes the following:
- a CDS encoding iron ABC transporter permease: MTERVRGAHLTPARMTTTLAALAAGVVAIAIIATAFGSVHISLLRAVADPLSPDRAILIGARMPRVLIGAIVGAVLAAAGVALQALVRNPLAEGGILGISGGGAFGAVAAMILFSHYAAADAIVPAAAFLAALLSTAAVYRLAQVEGRLEPFTLLLVGVIFNAFWGAAIMLINSIVNFYFTHSIIFWLMGSFEAPTYREVAMVTLLGFAGFIVLIARARDMNLLSLGDDEAAELGVEVDRARRLIFVTTSVMIGAAVSVSGIISFVGLIVPHVLRMALGADHRLLLPASILGGAAFALAADLVARTVIAPAELPVGAITALCGGPFFIYVLRREGRKSLAL; the protein is encoded by the coding sequence GTGACTGAGCGTGTACGCGGCGCGCATCTTACGCCGGCGCGGATGACGACGACCTTGGCCGCGCTCGCGGCGGGCGTCGTCGCGATCGCGATCATCGCGACCGCGTTTGGCAGCGTGCACATTAGTCTGCTGCGCGCGGTCGCCGATCCCTTGAGCCCCGATCGTGCGATCCTGATCGGCGCCCGAATGCCGCGCGTCCTGATCGGCGCGATCGTCGGCGCGGTGCTCGCCGCGGCGGGCGTCGCGTTGCAGGCGCTCGTGCGCAATCCGCTGGCTGAGGGCGGTATCCTCGGAATCTCGGGCGGCGGCGCCTTCGGCGCGGTCGCTGCGATGATCCTGTTTTCCCATTACGCCGCCGCCGACGCGATCGTACCGGCCGCCGCCTTCCTCGCCGCCTTGCTCTCGACCGCCGCGGTTTATCGACTCGCCCAGGTCGAAGGGCGGCTCGAACCCTTCACCCTGCTGCTGGTCGGCGTCATCTTCAACGCCTTCTGGGGCGCGGCGATCATGCTGATCAACAGCATCGTCAACTTCTACTTCACCCACAGCATCATTTTCTGGCTGATGGGGAGTTTCGAGGCCCCCACCTATCGGGAAGTCGCGATGGTAACGCTGCTGGGCTTCGCCGGATTTATCGTACTGATCGCGCGGGCGCGCGATATGAATCTGCTGAGCCTCGGCGACGACGAGGCGGCCGAACTCGGCGTCGAGGTTGATCGTGCGCGCAGACTCATCTTCGTCACGACCTCGGTGATGATCGGCGCGGCGGTCTCCGTCAGCGGCATTATCTCGTTCGTCGGCCTGATCGTGCCGCACGTTCTGCGGATGGCGTTGGGCGCCGACCATCGGCTGCTGTTGCCCGCTTCGATTCTCGGCGGCGCGGCCTTCGCGCTGGCGGCTGACCTCGTGGCGCGCACCGTGATCGCGCCGGCCGAGCTGCCGGTCGGCGCAATCACCGCCTTGTGCGGCGGACCCTTCTTCATCTACGTGCTGCGGCGCGAGGGGCGCAAATCGCTCGCGCTATGA
- the yidD gene encoding membrane protein insertion efficiency factor YidD: MNHDAQSRLVVRFSRVAGSAVARAGRVLTLAALVIYRVVLSPILAAALGPACRFEPTCSEYASAAIAHHGAARGGWMAIRRLLRCRPGGGWGYDPVAGACTAAGEKRELLG, translated from the coding sequence ATGAACCATGATGCACAGTCGCGGTTAGTCGTGCGGTTTAGCCGCGTCGCGGGAAGTGCGGTCGCGCGCGCTGGCCGGGTGTTGACGCTGGCCGCGTTGGTAATTTATCGCGTCGTGCTGTCGCCGATCTTGGCGGCGGCGCTGGGTCCGGCCTGCCGCTTCGAGCCGACGTGCTCAGAATATGCCAGTGCAGCGATCGCGCATCATGGCGCCGCGCGCGGCGGCTGGATGGCCATCCGACGGCTCCTGCGATGCCGTCCCGGCGGTGGCTGGGGCTACGATCCGGTAGCCGGTGCTTGCACAGCGGCGGGCGAAAAAAGAGAGCTACTTGGATAA
- a CDS encoding ABC transporter ATP-binding protein, whose amino-acid sequence MSPLADEIALRASGLVASYDPHPAAPPVLNNVALEVRAGELLAIVGPNGAGKSTLLRVLSGALEPRAGLVELFGRPLKSYDRRAIARTLASVAQENSVAFQFSVTEIVLMGRAPHLGPFHLESPGDVAIARAAMARFDLSGLGSRSIQELSGGERKRVFLARALAQEPRVILLDEPTAFLDLRHVAEIFECFRQLRAERRLAVVATLHDLNAAALYADRILMLKGGVTVGYGMPEEVFDPVRLREVYEVEVHVGRSPVSGALVVYPAVAATARPPA is encoded by the coding sequence ATGAGCCCGCTTGCGGACGAAATCGCGCTGCGCGCAAGCGGGCTCGTCGCCAGTTACGATCCCCATCCCGCCGCGCCTCCGGTGCTGAATAACGTTGCGCTTGAGGTCAGAGCCGGCGAGCTCCTGGCAATTGTCGGACCCAACGGCGCAGGCAAATCCACGCTGCTGCGCGTGCTCAGCGGGGCGCTCGAGCCGCGCGCGGGACTGGTCGAACTGTTCGGTCGTCCGCTCAAAAGCTACGACCGCCGCGCGATCGCTCGCACGTTGGCGTCGGTCGCGCAGGAAAACTCGGTCGCCTTTCAGTTTTCCGTCACCGAGATCGTCCTGATGGGCCGCGCGCCGCATCTCGGCCCATTTCATCTCGAGTCGCCGGGCGACGTTGCGATTGCGCGCGCGGCGATGGCCCGCTTCGATCTGAGCGGTCTGGGCAGCCGTTCGATTCAGGAACTCTCCGGCGGCGAACGCAAGCGCGTCTTTCTCGCCCGCGCGCTCGCCCAGGAGCCGCGCGTGATTTTGCTCGACGAGCCGACCGCCTTCCTCGACCTGCGCCACGTCGCCGAGATCTTCGAGTGCTTTCGCCAGCTCCGCGCTGAGCGCCGCCTCGCGGTCGTCGCCACCCTGCACGATCTGAATGCCGCGGCGCTCTATGCTGATCGCATCCTGATGCTCAAAGGCGGCGTCACCGTCGGCTACGGGATGCCCGAAGAGGTTTTCGATCCGGTGCGGCTGCGGGAGGTCTACGAGGTCGAGGTCCACGTCGGCCGCAGCCCGGTTTCGGGTGCGCTGGTGGTCTACCCAGCC
- a CDS encoding helical backbone metal receptor, producing MLESRWPPRAARLGKARRASSRRREHRARPLKPTSFIMYCRDVNALAPLILLIFLTLLAGCARNPKTAIPGGAGRQRLVSLAPSVTETLFALGAGGETVGVSQYDDYPPAVRSLPRVGSFLTPNIEAIAALRPTLVIGLSTSSDLREIRALNAMGIATLMADDGSVAAIERSTILVGERIGRGAAARALVAALRGHLEAVARRLRSTPRRKVLMVVGHQPMVAVGRGTFLDELLTLADAANIADASNQAWPRLSLEYVIATRPDVILDGQMGSDPSTPGRFWSRYPTIPAVQSHRVFGYPEDPTLHPGPRIGLTLDLLARRIHPEALAQPGFEDAARD from the coding sequence ATGCTTGAAAGCCGATGGCCACCGCGAGCGGCGCGTCTCGGCAAAGCGCGCCGCGCGTCGAGCAGGCGCCGCGAGCATCGCGCCCGTCCGCTTAAACCCACCTCCTTCATCATGTACTGTCGCGACGTGAACGCGCTTGCGCCGCTGATCCTGCTCATCTTCCTGACCTTGCTCGCAGGATGTGCGCGCAATCCCAAGACTGCGATCCCAGGCGGCGCGGGCCGCCAACGCCTCGTTTCACTGGCGCCGTCGGTGACCGAGACGCTCTTCGCGCTCGGCGCCGGCGGCGAAACCGTCGGCGTCTCGCAGTACGACGACTACCCGCCGGCGGTGCGCAGTCTGCCGCGCGTCGGCTCCTTCCTGACCCCGAATATCGAGGCGATCGCCGCTCTCCGCCCCACGCTCGTCATCGGGCTCTCAACCTCCTCGGACCTCCGCGAAATTCGCGCACTCAACGCGATGGGCATCGCCACCCTGATGGCTGACGACGGCTCGGTCGCGGCGATCGAGCGCAGCACGATTCTCGTCGGCGAGCGCATCGGACGGGGCGCCGCGGCGCGCGCGCTGGTCGCCGCATTACGCGGTCATCTCGAGGCGGTTGCCCGGCGGCTGAGGAGTACGCCGCGTCGCAAGGTCCTGATGGTGGTCGGCCATCAGCCGATGGTCGCGGTTGGGCGCGGCACTTTCCTCGACGAGTTGCTGACGCTGGCGGACGCCGCAAATATCGCCGACGCCTCGAATCAGGCCTGGCCGCGGCTCAGCCTCGAGTACGTCATTGCAACGCGCCCCGACGTCATTCTCGACGGCCAGATGGGTTCCGATCCCTCAACTCCGGGCCGCTTCTGGAGCCGCTATCCGACGATTCCCGCCGTCCAGAGTCATCGCGTCTTCGGCTATCCGGAAGATCCGACGCTGCATCCGGGACCGCGCATCGGGCTGACGCTCGATCTGCTAGCGCGCCGGATTCATCCCGAGGCCCTCGCACAACCTGGATTCGAGGACGCGGCGCGTGACTGA
- the rnpA gene encoding ribonuclease P protein component has translation MHRRSEFLRAQRVGFRYQAAHFVIYAAKAPENPRVRLGITVSRKIGGAVVRNRIKRRVRECFRQSLRQAIAPGTDVVVIARGGAGELDSSALRAELAAAITQLPSRLHVSP, from the coding sequence CTGCATCGGCGGAGTGAATTCCTCCGTGCCCAGCGCGTCGGCTTCCGCTATCAAGCCGCACATTTCGTGATCTACGCCGCCAAGGCTCCGGAGAATCCACGGGTGCGATTGGGAATCACGGTCTCGCGCAAGATCGGCGGCGCGGTCGTGCGCAATCGGATCAAGCGGCGGGTGCGCGAGTGTTTTCGGCAGAGCCTGCGGCAAGCGATCGCTCCCGGAACCGATGTCGTTGTGATCGCGCGCGGCGGCGCCGGCGAACTCGATTCATCCGCGCTGCGCGCCGAGCTGGCGGCGGCGATCACACAGTTGCCGTCGCGGTTGCACGTCTCCCCATGA
- the yidC gene encoding membrane protein insertase YidC, with protein sequence MDNNRLILAIVVTMAVIFGYQQFLQWRYPSLYGPKAKHAGSATPEAAPSAAGAGPAGASLAANAPAAGAGATTAATRATAPGEIERSVTVETELYTATLSSYGARLVSFRLKKYRQTGERGSPDYELIRPGDRMPIGMVVGRGAATIDDAGIDYTTTSPAQIKVSAGAPATVTFTASTADGLRLEKSFSFAPAGYVFTVAARATTASGPPPDGVGLTMSQPLTELAGYRDYPEIQADVNGKALTELPKALNKGVAPLNGAISYAGFGDRYFLAAFLPERPLSGKLVMSVNGNQGDAQLIFSGVASATSRVFMGPKALEVLEAVDPSLSKAIDLGFWGIIALPFLRLLKLFYRVVPNYGIAIILLTVVVRLLTLPMSIKGQRSMMRMQRLQPQVTRLREKFKDDSERLNREMVDLYKRNHVNPLGGCLPMVVQFPVFIGLYEALLNAVDLRHAPFVGWIQDLSAPDCLHIAGIPQIPMTTCHGIPVLVLLMTLSAFGQQWLLPRQPDPSQQKMMMIMPLAFSLIFLSLPSGLSLYYFASNLLGIAQQVVLNREFKQVVPEPATT encoded by the coding sequence TTGGATAACAATCGCCTCATACTCGCGATCGTGGTAACGATGGCCGTGATCTTCGGCTATCAGCAATTCCTCCAATGGCGCTATCCGAGCCTTTACGGCCCGAAGGCCAAACATGCCGGGAGCGCAACGCCGGAGGCAGCTCCCTCGGCGGCTGGAGCCGGGCCTGCAGGCGCGTCGCTCGCGGCTAATGCGCCTGCGGCCGGAGCAGGCGCCACGACTGCCGCGACGAGAGCCACTGCGCCGGGCGAGATCGAGCGTTCGGTGACCGTCGAGACCGAGTTGTACACGGCAACTCTGAGCAGTTACGGCGCCCGCCTGGTCAGTTTCCGGCTGAAGAAATATCGCCAGACGGGCGAACGCGGCAGTCCGGATTACGAGCTGATCCGGCCCGGCGATCGGATGCCGATCGGGATGGTAGTGGGGCGCGGCGCGGCGACGATCGATGACGCCGGGATCGATTACACAACCACCTCGCCGGCCCAGATCAAGGTTAGTGCCGGCGCGCCGGCCACAGTCACTTTCACCGCCTCCACCGCTGACGGCCTCAGGCTCGAAAAGAGCTTCAGCTTTGCGCCCGCAGGCTACGTCTTCACGGTCGCGGCGCGCGCGACGACGGCATCAGGTCCCCCGCCCGACGGCGTCGGTCTGACTATGAGTCAGCCGCTCACCGAGCTGGCAGGCTATCGCGACTATCCGGAGATTCAGGCCGATGTAAACGGCAAGGCGCTGACCGAACTGCCAAAGGCGCTGAATAAGGGCGTTGCGCCGCTCAACGGCGCGATCAGCTACGCCGGCTTCGGTGATCGCTATTTCCTCGCGGCTTTCCTGCCGGAGCGTCCGCTGAGCGGCAAGCTCGTGATGAGCGTGAACGGCAATCAGGGCGACGCGCAACTGATCTTCAGCGGGGTCGCGAGCGCCACGAGCCGCGTCTTCATGGGGCCCAAGGCGCTCGAGGTGCTCGAGGCGGTCGATCCGAGTCTGAGCAAGGCGATCGACCTGGGCTTCTGGGGGATCATCGCATTGCCGTTTTTGCGGCTGCTCAAGCTCTTCTATCGCGTTGTGCCGAACTACGGAATTGCTATCATCCTGCTGACCGTAGTGGTGCGCCTGTTGACCCTGCCGATGTCGATCAAGGGTCAGCGATCGATGATGAGGATGCAGCGGCTGCAGCCGCAGGTAACCCGGCTGCGCGAAAAGTTCAAGGACGATTCCGAGCGGCTCAACCGCGAGATGGTTGACCTCTACAAGCGCAATCACGTCAATCCGTTGGGCGGCTGCCTGCCGATGGTCGTGCAGTTTCCGGTCTTTATCGGCCTGTATGAGGCGCTGCTCAATGCGGTCGATCTGCGCCACGCGCCGTTTGTCGGCTGGATTCAGGATCTCTCTGCGCCCGATTGTCTGCATATCGCCGGAATCCCGCAGATCCCGATGACCACCTGTCACGGCATCCCGGTGCTGGTGCTGCTGATGACGCTGTCGGCCTTCGGCCAGCAGTGGCTGTTGCCGCGCCAGCCCGATCCAAGCCAGCAAAAGATGATGATGATCATGCCGCTGGCCTTCAGCCTGATCTTCCTCTCGCTTCCGTCGGGACTCTCGCTGTACTACTTTGCCTCGAACCTGCTGGGAATCGCGCAGCAGGTGGTGCTGAATCGCGAATTCAAACAGGTTGTGCCTGAGCCGGCGACGACATGA
- the rpmH gene encoding 50S ribosomal protein L34 — MKRTYQPHNRKRVRTHGFLARMATPGGRNILKRRRAKGRTRLAISIPPKQPG, encoded by the coding sequence ATGAAAAGAACCTATCAACCGCACAATCGCAAGCGCGTCCGCACGCACGGCTTTCTCGCCCGCATGGCGACCCCCGGCGGGCGGAACATTCTCAAACGGCGGCGGGCCAAGGGGCGTACGCGGCTGGCGATCTCGATTCCGCCGAAACAGCCGGGCTAG
- the jag gene encoding RNA-binding cell elongation regulator Jag/EloR, with amino-acid sequence MSMPNDSNDSIEVTAATVDEAISQALERLGAGADDVAITVLSTPRSGLLGLGARQARVRVSRRAPAAARSGVMSPPPAPPPRPRTPAPSKPSAAPPHARPAQPPARGPVAPVREPPIKAPLAERPLEQRRPVREESRSRDRDDKLEARAPRVNEPLGGEPSCGGEDDRRTGDTKALVAEGRALLERVLELMGEQAVVETVCDDDAELLELNIKSDGSGLLIGRHGQTLDALEYAINRIIARRLKDAPPISIDTESYRARRRGQLHRMALARGEEAKREHQAVMLEPMPARDRRVVHLALKDDPLLTTRSAGEGFLRAIQIVPVDERRDSGGASRERDPRRGREPRRERDQRRGPDSDPRDDTPPPVGEQGGFRHGQKRIV; translated from the coding sequence ATGAGTATGCCGAACGATTCCAACGACTCAATCGAAGTAACTGCGGCGACCGTTGACGAGGCGATAAGCCAGGCGCTCGAACGTCTGGGCGCCGGCGCGGACGACGTCGCGATAACCGTGCTGAGCACGCCGCGTAGCGGGCTGCTGGGACTGGGCGCACGTCAGGCGCGGGTGCGGGTGAGCCGTCGCGCTCCGGCGGCCGCGCGCAGCGGGGTGATGTCGCCGCCGCCGGCACCGCCACCGCGGCCGCGCACGCCCGCTCCGTCGAAGCCGTCAGCCGCGCCGCCACATGCGCGCCCGGCGCAGCCGCCGGCCCGTGGGCCGGTGGCGCCAGTTCGCGAGCCGCCGATTAAAGCTCCGTTAGCGGAGCGGCCTCTCGAACAGCGGCGGCCGGTCAGAGAGGAGAGCCGCAGTCGCGATCGCGACGACAAACTCGAGGCGCGCGCGCCGCGGGTGAACGAGCCCCTCGGGGGTGAGCCCAGCTGCGGAGGTGAAGACGACCGCCGCACCGGCGATACGAAGGCGCTGGTGGCGGAAGGCCGCGCGCTGCTCGAGCGGGTGCTGGAACTGATGGGCGAGCAGGCCGTTGTCGAAACGGTGTGCGACGACGACGCCGAGCTGCTCGAACTGAACATCAAAAGCGACGGCTCCGGGCTACTGATCGGGCGTCACGGGCAGACGCTGGACGCGCTTGAGTACGCGATCAACCGGATCATCGCGCGGCGGCTCAAGGACGCGCCGCCGATTTCAATCGATACGGAATCCTATCGCGCGCGCCGGCGCGGCCAACTTCATCGGATGGCCCTGGCGCGCGGCGAAGAGGCCAAGCGGGAGCATCAGGCGGTAATGCTCGAGCCGATGCCGGCGCGCGATCGGCGGGTCGTGCACCTCGCCCTCAAGGATGATCCGTTGCTGACGACGCGCTCGGCGGGCGAGGGTTTTTTGCGGGCGATCCAGATCGTCCCGGTGGATGAACGGCGCGACAGCGGCGGTGCGAGTCGCGAGCGCGATCCGCGCCGTGGCCGTGAGCCTCGCCGCGAACGCGACCAGCGCCGCGGACCGGACAGTGATCCGCGTGACGACACGCCACCGCCGGTCGGCGAGCAGGGCGGTTTTCGTCACGGCCAGAAGCGGATTGTTTAA